A stretch of Homo sapiens chromosome 12, GRCh38.p14 Primary Assembly DNA encodes these proteins:
- the KRT72 gene encoding keratin, type II cytoskeletal 72 isoform X5, translating into MLSGDGVRLDSELRNMQDLVEDYKKRYEVEINRRTAAENEFVVLKKDVDAAYMNKVELQAKVDSLTDEIKFFKCLYEGEITQIQSHISDTSIVLSMDNNRDLDLDSIIAEVRAQYEEIALKSKAEAETLYQTKIQELQVTAGQHGDDLKLTKAEISELNRLIQRIRSEIGNVKKQCADLETAIADAEQRGDCALKDARAKLDELEGALHQAKEELARMLREYQELVSLKLALDMEIATYRKLLESEECRMSGEYPNSVSISVISSTNAGAGGAGFSMGFGASSSYSYKTAAADVKTKGSCGSELKDPLAKTSGSSCATKKASR; encoded by the exons GTATGAGGTGGAGATTAACAGACGCACAGCTGCTGAGAATGAGTTTGTGGTGCTCAAGAAG GACGTGGATGCTGCTTACATGAATAAGGTTGAGCTCCAGGCCAAGGTGGACTCCTTGACAGATGAGATTAAATTCTTCAAGTGCCTTTATGAAGGG GAGATCACTCAGATCCAGTCCCACATCAGCGACACGTCCATCGTCCTGTCAATGGACAACAACCGGGATCTGGACCTGGACAGCATCATTGCCGAGGTCCGTGCCCAGTACGAGGAGATTGCCCTAAAGAGCAAGGCCGAGGCTGAGACCCTGTACCAGACCAAG ATCCAGGAGCTGCAGGTCACAGCAGGCCAGCATGGGGATGACCTCAAGCTCACCAAGGCTGAAATCTCTGAGCTCAACCGCCTGATCCAGAGGATCCGCTCAGAGATAGGGAATGTGAAGAAGCAG TGTGCCGATCTGGAGACGGCCATCGCCGACGCTGAACAGCGGGGGGACTGCGCCCTGAAAGATGCCCGGGCCAAGCTGGATGAGCTGGAGGGCGCCCTGCACCAGGCCAAGGAGGAGCTGGCACGGATGCTGCGTGAGTACCAGGAGCTCGTGAGCCTGAAGCTGGCCCTGGATATGGAGATCGCCACCTACCGCAAGCTGCTGGAGAGCGAGGAGTGCAG gATGTCTGGCGAATATCCAAATTCTGTGAGCATCT CCGTCATCAGCAGCACCAatgctggggcaggaggggctggCTTCAGCATGGGCTTTGGCGCCTCAAGCAGTTATAGCTACAAAACTGCAGCTGCAGACGTCAAGACCAAAGGCAGCTGTGGCAGTGAGCTCAAGGATCCCCTTGCCAAAACCTCGGGGAGCAGCTGTGCCACCAAAAAGGCCTCCAGATGA
- the KRT72 gene encoding keratin, type II cytoskeletal 72 isoform X6 encodes MNKVELQAKVDSLTDEIKFFKCLYEGEITQIQSHISDTSIVLSMDNNRDLDLDSIIAEVRAQYEEIALKSKAEAETLYQTKIQELQVTAGQHGDDLKLTKAEISELNRLIQRIRSEIGNVKKQCADLETAIADAEQRGDCALKDARAKLDELEGALHQAKEELARMLREYQELVSLKLALDMEIATYRKLLESEECRMSGEYPNSVSISVISSTNAGAGGAGFSMGFGASSSYSYKTAAADVKTKGSCGSELKDPLAKTSGSSCATKKASR; translated from the exons ATGAATAAGGTTGAGCTCCAGGCCAAGGTGGACTCCTTGACAGATGAGATTAAATTCTTCAAGTGCCTTTATGAAGGG GAGATCACTCAGATCCAGTCCCACATCAGCGACACGTCCATCGTCCTGTCAATGGACAACAACCGGGATCTGGACCTGGACAGCATCATTGCCGAGGTCCGTGCCCAGTACGAGGAGATTGCCCTAAAGAGCAAGGCCGAGGCTGAGACCCTGTACCAGACCAAG ATCCAGGAGCTGCAGGTCACAGCAGGCCAGCATGGGGATGACCTCAAGCTCACCAAGGCTGAAATCTCTGAGCTCAACCGCCTGATCCAGAGGATCCGCTCAGAGATAGGGAATGTGAAGAAGCAG TGTGCCGATCTGGAGACGGCCATCGCCGACGCTGAACAGCGGGGGGACTGCGCCCTGAAAGATGCCCGGGCCAAGCTGGATGAGCTGGAGGGCGCCCTGCACCAGGCCAAGGAGGAGCTGGCACGGATGCTGCGTGAGTACCAGGAGCTCGTGAGCCTGAAGCTGGCCCTGGATATGGAGATCGCCACCTACCGCAAGCTGCTGGAGAGCGAGGAGTGCAG gATGTCTGGCGAATATCCAAATTCTGTGAGCATCT CCGTCATCAGCAGCACCAatgctggggcaggaggggctggCTTCAGCATGGGCTTTGGCGCCTCAAGCAGTTATAGCTACAAAACTGCAGCTGCAGACGTCAAGACCAAAGGCAGCTGTGGCAGTGAGCTCAAGGATCCCCTTGCCAAAACCTCGGGGAGCAGCTGTGCCACCAAAAAGGCCTCCAGATGA